A region of the Silene latifolia isolate original U9 population chromosome 9, ASM4854445v1, whole genome shotgun sequence genome:
AACTAGCTGGAAATGTTGATGCCATGCATGATGGATGCTCTAAATGTCGTGATGGCCAACATTCCAACTCCACCATCACGAGGAGGGAGACCACCACCACACCGTAGCAGGGGCAGAGGCCGTGGCCTCATGGGAGGAGGAAGAGGCCAAGGtgtccatgaggaggaggaggcttaTTTAGATTCAAAGGACACCATGGCTGAGGCATTCCAAGGAGAGCATGTCAAGGatttaaaggtagaaattcccgaCTTTCTTGGTAGTTTAGATCCGGAGGATTTGttagattagattagaaccatcgaaagagtctttgagtttaaaggatATTCTGATAATAAGGATTTTAAAGTTgtaatcttgaaactcaaagactatgcttctctttggtatgagaacttgaaaatcagagaagaagaagagatggtaaggaacctattaaatCTTGGGTAAAATAGAAAAAGAAGCTTAAGGAGAAGTTTGTCTCTAGAGACTAAACCCAAAACATGTTCATTAAACTCAtccaacttaaacaagaccaacgaCCTATTGAATCCTaccttagagactttgaacaacttaccttgTAATGTGAGATCAATGAAAAATCCGAACAAAAGATAGCTAGGTTTGCTGAGGGTTTGGATGACAAAATTACCAATAGAGTTCGAATGCAACCACTCTTGTCCTTTGATGAGGCCGTAAATTTGGTTCTACGGGTTGATAAAATGGGCAACGGAAATGCTACCACCCCAAAACCTCCAACCTAAACCTCCACCTACAAACCCCCCACCGGAGTTAAAATTGGTGACTCTACTCCTCAAACCAAAATCCCTACACTTGATAAAGGCAAGGCACACGAAACACTACAAAGAAGGATCGTTCCCCTTAAAACTGTTATCAATGCCAaggttattgtaacacccccgtacaccagaacgccttaccaaggaccattccagtatatgacggtgtcaccatctcggtttcccgaggaggtagatcaaattagaccaTATAGGAACAAtattatatcattataatatccATTACAATATCATGGTATTCTAGTCTCCAAAATAAAGCtcaattacaacacttgtgattctacaaCTCTAGACctgtagcgtgatgactcgatccctccaatcccagcagcagtaatcaacaatacctgctaaaccaactgctcaccatcccctaatggattaccgcagataccacaaaataacacggggtcagtactgactaaccaAATATAAGATAAAACAATAAAGTACATAGCTGATCATCCACTATCCCACACTCATCACCTCGTACCAATACCGACTACacacgaagtgtgtagccctgccagattacccatcgcaacaggtaatcctcgccgccagtgggtgaccgcagcccatccccacctagtccagctcctcaacgagcgactaacagaccctgtcccttaatgtgcacatccccttccgtggcgggttccacggaagggcgaactagggtgtggagccactcccgcaagtgactccaccacaatctcaatcacaacATCGCAGCTGTCACATGACACGTCATCGTTACCACAaccactatactccgatgatcaacagacagcCATGAATCATAATACAATcataaattcaattcaattaacagtagactgagtagggagaccctacctcatcgcaaagcatgaaagacttccaaCTACAGCCGCGCACGACTCCAACAAGCACCCTAACAATAATAACCATGtcctattacacgactatactcaaagaatcaattaaaaggacacaaggcagcaacttacctaaccttgcacatcggtgacgacataaacaaccaccacccacgtcctccttgctccgcgaatcccgacattcccatggtaggggttTAGGCTAACTTCTTTAAGGTATGAACTATGGAGTGATAGAGGAGGGAgatggtctagggttagagaaagagaaactgtcgaggaaatgagaaaatagaaatgaatctcgcgaactcgaACTTATAATAAcacgtcgacagcagccatactcggtcgagtataagaacactcgaccgagtagactccactcggtcgagtattggtgatactcggccgagtggcctccgctaggtcgagtGACTGACTTATACACCCCCTATTAccagtctgatccctcacccaatcatccctaaggtctgtttggtcaacaagatcggtcaacagcGTTCCTACAATTCCCGAGTATTACAATctcccccccttaaaagaactttgtccccgaagttcagcccgtaCGACACAAAGGTACCATGGCCTTAACCACCTACCCAAAGGTATATAACTTCACACTATCCATCAATTATCATCAGTCATCTTACTCAACAACAAGCCATCTTATTCAACAACAATCGCTTACCACCGCTACCTACCCAAACAATGCTACTCACCACTTACGCATATACACACGGAGATTATTCGAAACGGCATTCAACTCTATACCTACACAAGTATGCAATTGAAACGCTTTACACAAAGTAAGAACACCATACACCCTTGTGACTACTACGTTCCATACGTTTATATTAATTATACAATTGCAAAGTGACACAACATTGTAAAGTACAGAAGTACACAATCACCACATTCCGAACACGAATACCAATtatcatcaattgaatcgactctTCATATTACTTGATACCCTTGCGCCCTAAAATTTTCATATTACTTGAATCCAATATAGATGTAGCATAAAGAAAACATAATTGTAATTCAGTAATCCCGAATGTGAGCGTACCTAACATACATATGATTCCcaatatctcataaaaattaaatacTTGCACATGAAGAGGATATATTTTTCATAAATACAATACTTGTCATAAAATTTAGTTGAGACATCGTAGTATAACCTTTATATTACCCGAATACAACCTAGCTATCGCTTCAAGAAACACCGAATACAACCTAGCTATCGCTTCAAGAAACATGAACATAAATTCCGAATGTTAACTACATACATGAAATTCCAAAATCATAGGTATAACTAGACACATAttttacataattaaatacttaattccgcgacattactcttcccctctttaaaggaacttcgtccccgaagttcaccagtaATCATTTTCCCAAACCCAACGCTAAAACGTATCACATGACGGTGACATTACTTATAAACTCATGTAGCTCAACTTGTTTTACGACATTGCCCTTTAAtgacttataaaaaaaaaaaaaaaaaaaaaccaaatactTCAACAGCCCACATATATATTCTTATAGCGACGGTTAACATCTAGAATGACTGAGAAAGAACAGGTCTATACTTATCCCCATTAAAACAATTATCATTGTAACCAAACATATACATGCGTATAAAATTTTTCACAGTGAGCACGTGATATGAGTAAAGTATTACCTTCATATAATTAAATGTCTAGGGTATTTCCCCCCCCTAAAATAACTAACCTGTTGtatacaacaaaacattcataaaTATATAGCCGATACCAACACTCACAAATCCAGGATACCATAATGATCCATCTGTAGGACGTTATCTACTAACACATAGTAACCAAGTATCTAACAAGCTTTGTCACACAATTATCACGTAATTATAAAATTTCATAACAAACTGCCAATGTCCCTCTGAAGTCgcaataatcggccgagtatggaagactactcggtcgattacgctctactcggtcgagtataggaatactcggccgagtgagctctactcggtcgagtagtaatctatactcggtcgagtgatgccGACAGAGAGCGTTTTGTCGATATCACTTGGCTATCACTACAACCTGCAACAATTCTTCAAAATGGTTTAATACATAACTAATTTCTACCTGAAATGACATGAAACATGTCTCCATACTTAACCAAGAAACGGCCTTATAGCCAAATACAATCATCCAACAGAAGATACCAAATACCGAAAGCAACATCTAAAGAAGAGGCAATAAATCCGACACAACAAAACAAGTTCATCAGCACTAAATAAGTCTAGCATCTAAGAAATCAACTAAATAAGTCTAACATCCAAGATCAgcaacgaggaccctcctccatgtcatcaccaCCACCGCGCTGAAGTACCGCACCGAACTCCCCGCTCCCGGAAAACCCGCTGCGCCGAGTAGTCCCCTCCCGGTGACCGATGccggagttggctccccacggtcccgcgaggtagccaaactcggtctcctcggaGGTCTCCGAAACTCGGGTCCACCCCATAAGCGTGGAACACTCCCGTATCCACTCCCGGTCCTCTCCACCATACAGGCTGTGCCAAATCAGTCCCGATGCCCTgattaagggtcatctcatgAAGGTTGCAGAGCACCAAAGTAGAAGAGATCCGCTCAGCCAGCTCATGaggctgcatcctagggtcatgcaccgtAGGGTACGACGAGAACTGGTAGGGGTGGTAAGGGTAAGAGTCGGGGGCAGAATAAGAGGGCTCAGACACAACCGGGTCTACCCTAGGCTGCCTAACTCCACGATGCTCCCTAGGTGGGGAGGTGCTGCTCTTTGTCCCTCATGCACGGTGACGGGCTCGGGTAAATCCGGGAGGATCCGTGGATCGATCAGTAAGACGGGGCTCGGGTCAGGGATGCCACAAGGCTCCCACtcggccaaatgatcaacaacagggagaCGAGCTGGGTCCgaaagcaccatccacatagttcctctcactctccaagcatatgacccatcatccatcttcctcaaccatcggttctgacgccagtactgggcgtccatggtgggtacaacctcaacatactcattcccctcgggaggtggggcctcaaagtcggtcggtccgagctaggcgggtcactatggccccgcaagcaataaaTCGGGTCTCAGACTGAGCCATGCGCTctagactagagcacactataccAGGAGCACTGTAGTAAAACGGTTTCCGGCGGTGGAGGTTAAGGTAGGACACAAGAAGCATGACCTCGTGAGAGTTGAGTTTACTCACGTCCTCTCTCGAGTAAAGTAGACAGGTCAACATCcttagaaacatacgaagggaaacgtgctggatatcattaatcaacatggcaccGACGGTAGGGGCGGGTCCGCGGTCAAATAAGGAAGGTACTGAGGTGCGccactgttcttggccacgtCACCAAGGTAGTCATCATCCTCTGCCTCTAAACCCAAATGGTCAGCCAACTCATcaagggtaagctcatgatcctcgttcatgagacgaaaagagacggTCTTGCCCTTCCtatcataaacaaaagagctcaaaaactctaaggtcaagtgggggtatgatttctttctcaagtgatacaacccctccatgcccaaaatcttgaaaatGTGAACTATGTCCTCCTTAATCCCCAAGGTCTCAAGGATACTAGGGTTGACACAACGGGTAGGGCGAAAAGGACGGCGCATAAGAGCCACGAAAGCCTTACGATGATCGAAGTTAGCGAAAATTACCGTTGGATAGGCCTCCACCGGCGGTACAACCGGTCCACTGCTACCTTGCCCAACCTCGAGTTGGACGTTCGCGCGAGGTCTCTTGTTGGGTAAACCtctagttttcaccatactgcaaaaAAATTATCTTTAACAAAGGATTGACACTTGAAACTCTTAGCACAAGAGACGGACTGTTTCACTTGTATATCGATTTTGGAACAAGCTTTGTAAGATAAACTATCAGAAATCACCATCTATTTTACAATTTATAAAATTCCAAGTTTCCAAATTGCTTCGAAACAGAAAATACTCATCAACAATAAGAAGAATTTCGTTTTTGCTAACCCTAAAATTCAGAAATTGAATTTTAACTCATgaaattaatcaaccaaattatACACAAGTTCTATGTGTGGTCAAATTCGAAAATCAAGAAGTTTACGACAGAATTTCGATTGTTTTTAACAAGAAACTGAAATATAGCATGCTAATACACAAAATCTTTGAGAACAATTAAGGAATTTGAGTTTAGATCTTACCTTGAACTGATTTAGGGCAATTAAAGACAAGTGTGACACCAAGATTTTACCCAAGAGCTTGAAAAAGAGAGAaaatggagttttagagagaaggaaagatgaagatgggaggcggaaataagaaagaaaggcacgaaattagggtttttgtataacccgcaatTGGCCTGCTAcagcaacactcggtcgagtgttgggaatactcggccgagtgttcgctactcggtcgagtatttatgatactcggccgagtgtgcgttactcggtcgagtaccactcttactcggtcgagttttggaGACCAGAATAGATTATTATTCTAACAAAATGGGCACTCGGTTATGTAACGTacgtgacactcggccgagtttgttctactcggtcgagtactcgcatCTACTCGATCTAATTTTCGAAATAGAGAAGGAGTCGTAACTTTTCACCGTTCCTGCAAAATCAAATAATATTGTTCGGAGTTCCGGGATTCCGGCTCGTCACAATTAATACTGATTCCTACCACGTAAACACATAACAACACGTATATCCGTACATTCATCTGCAAACAATCATCGCTTCTACCTTCCTCCCTCACTATGCCAAGAAACTATTTTTTTACTGTACCCACATGGCATAAGTCACAACCTAATTACGGTAACTATCAGGTTTAGCTCTATATCACATCATTTCTACATCTGCTAATCACCAAACGTACACATTATTCACATTTGGAACACAATAATTTCACACCTAACCCGTTCAACATAAAACAAACTGATTAATTTGTCACTGATCACACTTTGCAACAATTTCCGTATTCACTTCCACTTTCCTACACATCCAACTACACATACCACTCTAGTAGTAGATACACACACAACAGATGCACACAACACACAACACTTAGCAATCCACGACTCACACTATCTAcccttttcccgtgtctggcttaagtccgatggggccatgattttgaaatgagggtgcctactcacccaaaatctagcatcggctggggctcccaacgtacatacaccaggttcattttaattgacaccctatgttcattaattACGTTAGTTCAGGTTctaaaatcgtcggctctgataccactttgtaacacccccgtacaccagaacgccttaccaaggaccattccagtatatgacggtgtcaccatctcggtttcccgaggaggtagatcaaattagaccaTATAGGAACAAtattatatcattataatatccATTACAATATCATGGTATTCTAGTCTCCAAAATAAAGCtcaattacaacacttgtgattctacaaCTCTAGACctgtagcgtgatgactcgatccctccaatcccagcagcagtaatcaacaatacctgctaaaccaactgctcaccatccccgaatggatcaccgcagataccacaaaataacacggggtcagtactgactaaccaAATATAAGATAAAACAATAAAGTACATAGCTGATCATCCACTATCCCACACTCATCACCTCGTACCAATACCGACTACACACGAAGTGTGTAGCccgccattacccatcgcaacaggtaatcctcgccgccagtgggtgaccgcagcccatccccacctagtccagctcctcaacgagcgactaacagaccctgtcccttaatgtgcacatcccctcccgtggcgggttccacggaagggcgaactagggtgtggagccactcccgcaagtgactccaccacaatctcaatcacaacATCGCAGCTGTCACATGACACGTCATCGTTACCACAaccactatactccgatgatcagcagacagcCATGAATCATAATACAATCATAAATTGAATtcaattaacagtagactgagtagggagaccctacctcatcgcaaagcatgaaagacttccaaCTACAGCCGCGCACGACTCCAACAAGCACCCTAACAATAATAACCATGtcctattacacgactatactcaaagaatcaattaaaaggacacaaggcagcaacttacctaaccttgcacatcggtgacgacataaacaaccaccacccacgtcctccttgctccgcgaatcccgacattcccatggtaggggttTAGGCTAACTTCTTTAAGGTATGAACTATGGAGTGATAGAGGAGGGAgatggtctagggttagagaaagagaaactgtcgaggaaatgagaaaatagaaatgaatctcgcgaactcgaACTTATAATAAcacgtcgacagcagccatactcggtcgagtataagaacactcgaccgagtagactccactcggtcgagtattggtgatactcggccgagtggcctccgctaggtcgagtGACTGACTTATACACCCCCTATTAccagtctgatccctcacccaatcatccctaaggtctgtttggtcaacaagatcggtcaacagcGTTCCTACAATTCCCGAGTATTACAGTTATGGTCACTTTGATAAGGACTGTCAAACCAAGAGAGCTCTTAGTGGTTTAGAGGTGGTTCATTGGGGATAATGATGAAGTCCTTGTTCGTAATGATGATGAGGGAGAAAAGGAGCAAGAGGAGACTGAAATGGTGGTTATGCCGGATGCGGGTTTGAGCTTGGTTACTTGGAGGGTGATGTATACCCAACCCCAACTCTTGGAgatggaccaaagacaacaaatctttaggtctaggtgcaTCATTAAGGGAAGAGTTTGCTATCTTATCATTGATGAAGGGAGTTGTTCTAATGTGGCTTCTAGCACCCTCATCGAGAAGCTTTCTTTGTCTACACAAGACCACCCTAATCCTTATAAATTGAGGTGGCTCAACAAGAGGGCTGAAGTTAgagtggataagcaatgcctAGTGTTCTTCTCCATTAGCAAGAACTATTCGGATGAGGCTCTTTGTGATGTTCaacctatggatgcttgccatcttcTACTTGGTAGGTCTTGGGGGTTTGATAGATATTCGGTGCATTATGGAAAGGACAACAGCTACACCTTCAAGTTTGGCAAGAAGAAGGTCATCCTAACGCACCTACTACTAGCCCTTAAGTACACCATACCACCCTCTATGCTTGAGCCTTCAAGAAAGGTATTGTTGATCAATGAGGCCGAAATGATCCACGAGTTGAAGAGTGAATATGATGTCTATGTTCTCGTTGCAAAAGATGTGTTTGGGGGGCAGAAAATGTCACTTCTTAACGAGGTCCAAGAGCTAATCAAATCCTGTGAAGAAGTGTTTCCAAATGAACTTCCAAGTGGGTTGCCTCCTCTTAGAGGCATTGAgcatcaaattgatttcattACCGGTGCTACATTACTAAACAAGGTtgcctatagaagtgatcctaagGCCATTCAAGAGCTACAACACCAAATTAGAGAGCTTATGAACAAAGGCTTTGTGAGGTAATCCCTTAATACATGTGATGTCCTGGCTCTCTTGGTGCCCAAAAAAGATGGAACGTGGAGGATGTGCACAGATagtagagccatcaacaacattaccatcAAGTATAGGTTTACCATATCTAGGCTAGATGACATCTTGGATGAGTTTAGTGGAGTCAAATTATTCTTTAAGATTGATCTAAGGCAAGGTTACCACCAAGTGAGAATCAAGGAAGGTGATGAATGGAAGACGACCTTCAACACCAAGCGTGGGGTATATGAGTGTCTTGTGGTTCCCATTGGCCTATCTAATGCATCAAGCACTTTTATGAGATTGATGGTCGAGGTGCTTAGGCATCACTTGGGCAGATTTGTCGtggtatactt
Encoded here:
- the LOC141600702 gene encoding uncharacterized protein LOC141600702; this encodes MVVMPDAGLSLVTWRVMYTQPQLLEMDQRQQIFRSRCIIKGRVCYLIIDEGSCSNVASSTLIEKLSLSTQDHPNPYKLRWLNKRAEVRVDKQCLVFFSISKNYSDEALCDVQPMDACHLLLGRSWGFDRYSVHYGKDNSYTFKFGKKKVILTHLLLALKYTIPPSMLEPSRKVLLINEAEMIHELKSEYDVYVLVAKDVFGGQKMSLLNEVQELIKSCEEVFPNELPSGLPPLRGIEHQIDFITGATLLNKVAYRSDPKAIQELQHQIRELMNKGFVRFTISRLDDILDEFSGVKLFFKIDLRQGYHQVRIKEGDEWKTTFNTKRGVYECLVVPIGLSNASSTFMRLMVEVLRHHLGRFVVVYFDDILVYSPSKEEHLKNLQVLFVV